TGAAGTAACAGACTGTACTAATGCTGAGGTTGTGCATATAATGTCATATTATCTCAATTGAAGTAACAGACTGTACTAATGATGAGGTTGTGCATATAATGTCATATTATCTCTGTTGAAGTAACAGACTGTACTAATGATGAGGTTGTGCATATAATGTCATATTATCTCTGTTGAAGTAACAGACTGTACTAATGCTGGGGTTGTGCATATAATGTCATATTATCTCAATTGAAGTAACAGACTGTACTAATGCTGAGGTTGTGCATATAATGTCATATTATCTCTGTTGAAGTAACAGACTGAACTAGTGCTgaggttgaagtcataaaactttgctcagtgcttggagcacaaaaatcatgctcgaaacatgaaatccagcattttgattggctgatttcagagtatgagtacaaaaactgactggaaagttttatgacttcaaggcctgATAGCTTACAGAATAGTGGATGTTACTTAGGAATTTTTGAATGAAAATGTTCACACTAAAGTTACCAgcatgaaattaaaatttaatttatttaccaGTCACTCCCAAATGATATCCTTTTTTGATCCATTGTGAAATAGCTGTATCCTCTGGTGTTTCATAGCCAATTGTTAAACAAGCTGTTACATCTGGgaaatcttttaaaatatctaacaTTTCTTTAACACCTCTCCTCGACTTAACCAGTAAAggttttttaaaatgatttgcaAGCTTTACCTACAAAGacagaaaacaattaaataataatatctaTTTCCTGTGTTCTTGTTTATATCAagttaaaataattatttgtatCAATAGCTTTATTTGAAAAGTTTTTTTCTCTTGTGAAGCCAAGCAAATTACTTTACAGAGACTGTGtccttaaatgttttttttttctgcagtTTAATGTTTAGCTCTATAACGCCCCATGGAATAAGTTGTGTTTCTTATTGGTTGATAATCAACCAGGACTATAAAGAGGAAACCTTTATGAATAATCACCTAAATTGTAATTTGAATATTACTGATCACTTTAATAGAAGCAAATCACTgctactttttttacttttttttgcatatttaaaCAACTATTCCATAAGTATATAATTGTATACTTTTCAAGGGGGGGGTTACTGAATTTCCTTTTGGGTATAACTGTGCCGACAGCACTTgccaaatcataccctgttctaaacatgctaaaaaaatgtataccCTGACTGTATAAAATAGATGCTGGATTCTAGACTGTTTCTTAAACAATTGAATAAGCGATCTTGTTCTAgacaaatactttgtttaaaaaaaaaaactggtctCACCAGCAGGGTGTGAAAATGCGACCCTGATCTAAACAGTAGGACATGTAAAAgggaccctgttctaaccagcagggcatgaaaaagTAACCCTGTTTTGCGGCACACTCATACCACTAAAAATATAGGAAGTAACTCCCCCCCCCCTCAGGATACTTTTATTTGTCTCACTATAAAGCAGGTTGATGGATAAAGTAAAATTATATTGTTGCAGCAACAATGAACCTTAACATTAACCTGGCAATGTGATGGCAATAATGAACAGACAATGACAACCAGACTTTAAATTTCAGTCATAACTATGGCAAGccattttactatttattcgagtttcaagatatctcctataatatataagatatcttatataaaatataagatatcttctaaagtttataagatatcttataaagtatatgagatatcttataaacaatttttatataagatatcttatataatttataagatatctcatatagtatataagatatcttatatagttgatgagatatcttataaagacaattaaataagatatctgataaattatatgagatatcttataaactatatgaaatatcttataaactatataagatatcttataaactatataagatatcttataaactatataagatatcttataaactatataagatatctttaagtAAGAATAtatagcaaaacggcttgccatacataTCATTGTCTTGTAAGTCTTTATAGGCTTGGCATTGATCTTTTTTTATGatgttgttttgtaattttattgtagatcaatatgtgacactttaataaactattatttatcttatcttCTATCGAGGTAAACAATTATACAGAAACTGTCGCTTTTGAATACTATTCCAATATGCTAGACCGTAAAGACGTTTTCAATCTCTGTAACTTTTGATCaataagaaaatgttgttttaatgTATTTGTAATCTAAGTGATTATCCCTTGTATATAATGGATAACAAAATAATTACCATATCTTTAAAAAGACTGATTTGTTTTTCAAGTGGTGGTAGATATCCGGGTGGATATTGAGGCTTGGAAATACCACATTCACCAATAGCTACTATATATTTACTGTTCTGTTGGTGTTCTAGCTGATTGAACAAAGCTGTGTATGTATTAGGCTTATAAGATTCTGCTATCTGATAAGAGGCAcctaaaatgaaattaaaacattttacattgATATCTTGGTTCCAGTTTAATTGggtatttatttcactttatgaTTGAAACAGATCTCTATTccattaaatttttaattttggacgGACTTTAATTTTAACTTAGGATTTTCATTTACAGCAAAATGCCTGGAGTGTGTAAAGGTAATatgtttggttagcttgctttctAGCTGAattgtgaagtcattattagaaTTATGTTAGGTAAACTACCATCCTTTAAAAGTAGTCTAGTTTGACAAGTCAcaaatctatctgtctgtaggactagactactctGAAAGGAGGGTATaatacctaacctaataatgatttCACAGTTCAGCTAGCTAGCTCATCAAACATATTACTTTTACCTACATACTCAATGTATTTTGGTGTTTTCAACAACAAGTTTTAACTATTGTTTAGACAACTCTGGAAATCTTGATTCAAATTAAACCTTGTTCAATGTCCAAATTCTCCAAAGACTTTTTTAAGGAAAACAtacgttttgaataaaaaaattagctttgattataaataacaaaatacagATGAGTAGATTTGCATATATACATGGATTTGGAGAAGAATAAAAACTAGTGCCTTATATTTTTTGCAGGGGCATGAATGGAAGGTTAAAATATCTCACTAACCTAGAGTGGTATAGAAATAGCCTGGGTTGATCTTACACCATTCTATTTCTGATGTTAACACACTAACCTAGAGTGATATACAAATAGCCTGGGTAGGTCTTACACCATTCTATTTCTGATGTTAACACACTAACCTAAAGTGGTATACAAATAGCCTAGGTAGGTCTTACACCATTCTATTTCTGATGTTAACATACTAACCTAGAGTGATATACAAATAGCCTAGGTAGGTCTTACACCATTCTATTTCTGATGTTAACACACTAACCTAAAGTGGTATACAAATAGCCTGGGTAGGTCTTACACCATTCTATTTCTGATGTTAACACACTAACCTAAAGTGGTATACAAATAGCCTAGGTAGGTCTTACACCATTCTATTTCTGATGTTAACACACTAACCTAAAGTGGTATACAAATAGCCTAGGTAGGTCTTACACCATTCTATTTCTGATGTTAACACACTAACCTAGAGTGATATACAAATAGCCTAGGTAGGTCTTACACCATTCTATTTCTGATGTTAACATACTAACCTAGAGTGATATACAAATAGCCTGGGTAGGTCTTACACCATTCTATTTCTGATGTTAACACACTAACCTAAAGTGGTATACAAATAGCCTAGGTAGGTCTTACACCATTCTATTTCTGATGTTAACACACTAACCTAGAGTGATATACAAATAGCCTAGGTAGGTCTTACACCATTCTATTTCTGATGTTAACCTACTAACCTAGAGTGGTATACAAATAGCCTGGGTAGGTTTTACACCATTCTATTTCTGATGTTAACATACTAACCTAAAGTGGTATACAAATAGCCTGGGTAGGTTTTACACCATTCTATTTCTGATGTTAACATACTAACCTAAAGTGATATTAAAATAGCCTGGGTAGGTTTTACACCATTCTATTTCTGATGTTAACATACTAACCTAGATTGATATACAAATAGCCTGGGTAGGTTTTACACCATTCTATTTCTGATATTAACATACTAACCTAGAGTGATATACAAATAGCCTAGGTAGGTCTTACACCATTCTATTTCTGATGTTAACCTACTAACCTAGAGTGATATTCAAATAGCCTGGGTAGGTCTTACACCATTCTATTTCTGATGTTAACACACTAACCTAGAGTGATATACAAATAGCCTAGGTAGGTCTTACACCATTCTATTTCTGATGTTAACATACTAACCTAGAGTGATATACAAATAGCCTGGGTAGGTCTTACACCATTCTATTTCTGATGTTAACACACTAACCTAAAGTGGTATACAAATAGCCTAGGTAGGTCTTACACCATTCTATTTCTGATGTTAACACACTAACCTAAAGTGGTATACAAATAGCCTAGGTAGGTCTTACACCATTCTATTTCTGATGTTAACACACTAACCTAGAGTGATATACAAATAGCCTAGGTAGGTCTTACACCATTCTATTTCTGATGTTAACCTACTAACCTAGAGTGGTATACAAATAGCCTGGGTAGGTTTTACACCATTCTATTTCTGATGTTAACATACTAACCTAAAGTGGTATACAAATAGCCTGGGTAGGTTTTACACCATTCTATTTCTGATGTTAACATACTAACCTAAAGTGATATTAAAATAGCCTGGGTAGGTTTTACACCATTCTATTTCTGATGTTAACATACTAACCTAGATTGATATACAAATAGCCTGGGTAGGTTTTACACCATTCTATTTCTGATATTAACATACTAACCTAGAGTGATATACAAATAGCCTAGGTAGGTCTTACACCATTCTATTTCTGATGTTAACCTACTAACCTAGAGTGATATTCAAATAGCCTGGGTAGGTCTTACACCATTCTATTTCTGATGTTAACATACTAACCTAAAGTGGTATACAAATAGCCTGGGTAGGTCTTACACCATTCTATTTCTGATGTTAACATATTGTCTGGATTTCTCATCTTAATTACAATTCTATCAACACCTGAAAGTTATTCAAGATCAACATTAGTTTACCATTAagacaaacaaatacataaaCAAGTAGCTTTCcctaaaaatgtaaacaaatatgctgccataaattttattttgcatcTTTTAGttgataactctccacaagagaacaattaACTTAATTaacaactatcatgactataggtCACAAAGCAGCCTTCAACAAAACTCATATCACATAGCTgctataaatgtaaaaataataaacattattaACCATACTTATACCAGGGTGATAAAGGGTTATATTCGTGCAACCTGTTTTGCCATTTTATTTCAcatgcagccgtgaaaaaggtttgTTATTCACTGTGTTTCATGAAATAGGTAAAAAGATTAATCTGCAGGAAATTTTGAATTGTTCGTTCAGGGTGAAATGGCAATTTCATTTAGGTTTTTCAGTGCAAATACCCTCCCTTTAAGCCCTATTATACTAGTATTACCTGCTACAGTAGCTGCTTCAACAACATCATGAACGTCACAAAATTGTATGTAAGAGCCTCCATCTATCAGATAATAGCCATATTGTGTTGTAACATCCTGGAGAAGGTTATTGTATACTTGGAAACGTCCACGGAAACCAACATGGCTGTAATTATCTGATGATAACCAGTTAACTTGCTTTTTCAGGTTTATTTTTCTGTTCTTGACTTCTCTAACTTTAATAACATTTCCATTGTAAAcactacaaaaacaaaatactgaTGTAtcataaacaagaggctctcaagagcctgaatcgctcacctggtaaacaatgccttattgaacatattgaaccatgccaggcaaacatgtacagctaacaattcttcaatattacaaatatatatgacttactgtttataaataaagaaaatgagaccaaatagaaaataaaacacaaactttattttatacaccctactgatcattcagttgaagtttggttgaatttggttgagtagttttagaggagaagattttttaaagttagcaaatatgatgaacaaattgtgaaaaaattgtcattaaaggacaataaccccttaaggggtcaattgacaatttcggtcatatttaacttatttgtagatcttactttgctgatcatttttgctgtttacagtttatctttatctataatgatattcaagataatgaccaaaaactgcaaaatttccttaaaattaccaattaagtggcagcaacccaacaatggtttgtttgattcgtctgaaaatttcagggctgatagatcttgacctaatgaacatttttaccgcatgtcagatttgctctaaatgctttcgtttttgagatataagccaaaaactgcatttgacccctatgttctattttaagtaacggcggccatgttttttgacggatcaaaaatcgaagcacacactttgtgcaggataatctaaggaacaatcattttaagtttcattcaaatccattcagtagtttcagaggagaagatgtttgaaaaattgttaacgacgacgacggacgccaagtgatgagaaaagctcacatggccttttaggccaggtgagctaaaaataatacATCTacaattaaatcaaaatattcaaagatacaaccagaaaaaataaaataaaatagtttacaCATACGAAAATAACACAAACTGATAAATTTAATggagttttaaatgaaaattatgaaatcATTGATTTTCCAAAGTTTTTAGAGGTTAACTTTGTGAAGCATGTGATATCTTTTGTACAAAATTAACAGAATAACCTACAGTTTGAAAGTTTTCATTTGAACGATGTTATGTTTTGACATGACATTTATgcatcaaaataatttataaagtttcgatgaattttattttatataatttgatacatttttattaacttaaatgttctatttctttttgttatgcattaGAATCAGGACAACACTGATACTGTAGTTGAAGAATTGCCACCATCAATTGTGGATTTGATGGTTCTACAATGTAAATGTAAATCTACTGGTGTTTCGTAGCCACAACCTCAGTGTTTGAGATAAGATTTTTGCAGAAAAAGTACCTGTTATGTTTTTCCATAATACAACTGTGATTGAGAATATATCTGGGCAGAACAGCTACAGCTAGACCTGCACAAGCTCCTTTCTTGTCTGCAGCAACTGAAAGCTGCATTAACTTCTTTGTATGTACCAATTCTCTTAACTGAAGACATTTTACAAGATCTTTGGCTGTAGTAACTTTAGGTaaattttctgcaataaaataaaaaaaaagtatacatttcTGCCTGAAAGCTGTTCAGTCATCACAAAATAAACCTCATTTAAGTCCAAGTTTAAATCCTGTTTATATTAAACctcatttaaacaaaattcttCAAATCCAAGTTTCAATCGTGTGTAGATTCATTAGTTTTCATCTATGTAGCACTATACTGTATATGGTGACACCAGTTATTCAAATATTTGTACCAATTAAATGTAGCCTCATTTAAGTATCAAGGATTTCTATATTTCTCCAATCACTATTCCCTAACCCAATCCATCATTTAGCCAACTGAATGTCTAACATATAATTGTACTGAACATAAAAACCAAAGAGTTATATGTAATGTTGTCACTTGTGAATTTTATTGACAAAGATGATCTGTAAAGAGTCACATTTTAGTGTCTGCCCTGTTTAGAtcattttacagtttattttgcattgtgaaataaaatgtttCCTGTGATCAAGTTTTTTAAGTTGATATCCGTGAAGCTTAAATCTTCAACACAACaggtggtccgagaccacaattgtagtcccttgattttcgttgttcaggaatatagtccctagtgttgacagtgggttacttgccaatattttttgtaccccttccaaatttatttctccatgttttatgtctcaaattgcaagtagggggtggAATTACACTGTttaaaaatttgggtccagaattttaaaggaaagtagtgatttggtccagctgaaaaaggttaaaaattagcacttcgagaagctgtcaaaagatttcaagacgccctacacataaaattgtccatattttgagttagagccgatgaagttttctataattttgatataatttgtcccaaaagtagtacaacacactgtaaaaatttaattgagaagacgcaggtgggatttttttaattttcatttatgttctaaaagaaatgcactacgaaataattatGGTCTCAGaccaggtgccacatgtggagcaggatctgcgcatacccttccagagcacctgagacagcccctagtttttggtgaggctcatgttgtttattcttaagtttcctatgttgtgtcatgtgtattattgtttcaATGTCTAtttgtgttttcatttttagccgtggcgttgtCAGTCTGTTTCCgacatttatgagtttgactatccctctggtatctttcgtccctcttttaacatGTGCAGTTGAAagaattttatttgttattgaacattattttcatttataagctAATGAATGATTTTCTATAATTaacaatatatttcaatattCTGTACTGAAACTTACCAATCACAACAACAGCTTGACAGTTTACTTTTGGTATTATTGAAACAGTTTCAGACAAAATTTCTACAGGTTTAAAATATGGAAACCATTTCCTTAATTTTCTAGAAATATGTTGCTTAACTATCCAACGTCTGTCATATACTGATACCAGCatagattttatatttgaaaacagtGTCTTGGGTCCAATAACAAATACAGCAAATGTCAACATTCCTATCACAACCGTTGCAAACCATGTAGCACTAAAACGTTCCACTATAAAACCTATTGTATCTGTAACCATTGTGTTGTTCATGCAAGATATGCAATGCAATATAACATAAGAAAACTTCCCTATTTATAATAAATTGATTTGTTTAGACTTGCTTACCAACCTGTTGTGAAATATGAAATtgttgtatgtatgtatgttccgTATCTCCCTCCTTTAGTAGGAGCACCACCATGGGTTATGGTgtaaaaaggaagacatttaacacactgtatcggtacagatttaatgtgagcatttgcctatcCAGTCTCCCAGCCTGGCCGTGAcgggtcttactaccagaaagttaaccttcccAAAACAACAAGTACAATGTAATAAAGCATACGAACACACCCACTCACCCGACTCGCTCATcctcaaaaatatataaaaaatgcataatataaaaaaacattatacacaaaataaaggATAAGGTCACCCCGGATGCCGCACAAATGCCTAGACAACGAACGGGAAACCGGAGAGGACATACTTGGAATCCAAATCGATACCGCTAAATGCCCAGCTGTATTCCTGGTAGAGGAAAGCCGAAAATCCTATGATAAAGGATCTCGGAAAAAAACTACCGATCCATTAGGGAACAGCTAAAACCCTCAGACATCAAATAGATTGGTCTGACAGTTTCCCACATGGAAACTACTAATGGATCCCATCTGACTACATGTCTCAAACAAACCTGAAAATATCTGCAGAAACCTTtctcaacaaaaaaatataatccaaatcataaaatatacgatgtaaggataataatatttatccatgaaatcaatttgaaaaaacaatttcaatgatGTTGATGGATTGTCtccaatcggaactactcggtctttctggttgcacgaagaaatacaatcggaacaactcggcctttctggttgcacgaagaaataactattgtactgcgtagcgagaatggccgagtagttacgattggaAGAAATAACGTTATTGTACTgcatagcgagaatggccgagtagttacgattgggATTGTCTCTGCAAAAATTTTCACGTCCGCTCTCATCGGCATGCTCGACTTGACTCGGGTACAAACTAAATTTAGAATAGTTATCGGGACAAACTTGCTAAATCCCGGATTTTTCTGTCGGCAGAATCGGGACTTTTTATAGTCGACTATATGGTATGGGCCGTACAGTTTCCTATAATTATAGCAGAATAATTGATAGATGATATAACAATTGCGTAGTAATCCGAGGATTTCATATGGTTAGCAGATTTCCTTATGATTTCGTTTGTGTATTTGATCGAATATAAGTCTTGACCCATCATCGGCATTTCATGATCCGACCAACAACTTCCAGATGGTGTCTctatcatgattgttgttttatgGACACCGTTTGTATGAAATCATTATGATTGTACACTTTCTAAAGTGAAAATAAATCTGCCACTTGCGGTCTCACTCTTCCAGGAGACTGAGAGAGGTCATGTCTCTGAAGTATAGACGCATCAGCTTTATTTcggattttttttctgtagaCAACAACAGAGGCATGTATACTTactaaatgtatttatatgtctctgacaaCAAACAAGACAATCATGTGAAAACAATCCCGTTACCTGAAAATGTTCAGTACAAAAACTTATTGATGGAAGTCTGAAGCAGAGGTTGATTTTGAcacaagaagaagaagaagaagaagaagaag
The window above is part of the Mytilus galloprovincialis chromosome 4, xbMytGall1.hap1.1, whole genome shotgun sequence genome. Proteins encoded here:
- the LOC143071514 gene encoding uncharacterized protein LOC143071514 yields the protein MNNTMVTDTIGFIVERFSATWFATVVIGMLTFAVFVIGPKTLFSNIKSMLVSVYDRRWIVKQHISRKLRKWFPYFKPVEILSETVSIIPKVNCQAVVVIENLPKVTTAKDLVKCLQLRELVHTKKLMQLSVAADKKGACAGLAVAVLPRYILNHSCIMEKHNSVYNGNVIKVREVKNRKINLKKQVNWLSSDNYSHVGFRGRFQVYNNLLQDVTTQYGYYLIDGGSYIQFCDVHDVVEAATVAGVDRIVIKMRNPDNMLTSEIEWCKTYPGYLYTTLGASYQIAESYKPNTYTALFNQLEHQQNSKYIVAIGECGISKPQYPPGYLPPLEKQISLFKDMVKLANHFKKPLLVKSRRGVKEMLDILKDFPDVTACLTIGYETPEDTAISQWIKKGYHLGVTGSVWAFNERNFWIPELLKTVPIDRLILCSNAPYLSCWKKDEEADFLLEIQKCDDFKKVNKECLKIIDKDEEDVKMASVHPATLSIVLELLASCLNKSPIGLSQVLNANAEKFFKFDSLGMKE